A stretch of Pseudomonas sp. CCC3.1 DNA encodes these proteins:
- the fliO gene encoding flagellar biosynthetic protein FliO, with protein MKWVLGGFLALPLSVLAAEPVTSAATAVAPVAGSSLGGQLTQLVLGLLLVLGLIFALAWLLRRVQQTGPRHGQVIELIGSRALGTRDRLVLVQVGNEQILLGLTPGRITPLHVLKEPVSVPGNSEPATPEFAKRLMEILGQQKDKP; from the coding sequence ATGAAATGGGTTCTCGGCGGTTTCCTGGCGTTACCTTTGAGCGTGCTGGCGGCAGAACCGGTGACCAGCGCAGCCACGGCCGTTGCGCCGGTGGCTGGCAGCAGCCTGGGTGGGCAGTTGACGCAATTGGTGCTGGGCTTGTTGCTGGTGCTGGGGTTGATCTTTGCCTTGGCCTGGCTGCTGCGCCGGGTTCAGCAAACCGGGCCGCGCCACGGGCAGGTTATTGAGTTGATCGGCTCACGGGCGCTGGGCACGCGTGACCGACTGGTGCTGGTGCAAGTGGGCAATGAGCAAATCCTGCTTGGCCTTACACCGGGCCGTATCACGCCGCTGCACGTGCTCAAAGAGCCTGTCTCGGTGCCGGGCAACTCAGAGCCGGCAACCCCGGAGTTCGCCAAGCGATTGATGGAAATACTCGGTCAGCAAAAGGACAAGCCGTAA
- the fliN gene encoding flagellar motor switch protein FliN — MANEHDTTAADQALADEWAAALEETGDVGQADIDALLAADAAKKPASNRLPMEEFGSVPRNNDPVSLDGPNLDVILDIPVSISMEVGSTDINIRNLLQLNQGSVIELDRLAGEPLDVLVNGTLIAHGEVVVVNEKFGIRLTDVISPSERIKKLR; from the coding sequence ATGGCTAACGAACACGATACAACTGCTGCTGACCAGGCGCTGGCTGATGAATGGGCAGCAGCGCTGGAAGAAACCGGCGATGTTGGCCAGGCCGATATTGACGCACTGCTGGCCGCCGATGCTGCCAAAAAGCCTGCTTCCAATCGTTTGCCGATGGAAGAGTTCGGCAGCGTGCCGCGCAATAACGACCCGGTCTCGCTGGACGGTCCCAACCTGGACGTGATTCTGGACATTCCGGTGTCGATCTCCATGGAAGTGGGCAGCACCGACATCAACATTCGCAACCTGCTGCAACTCAACCAGGGCTCGGTGATCGAGCTGGATCGTCTGGCCGGTGAGCCGCTGGACGTGCTGGTCAACGGCACCTTGATTGCTCATGGTGAAGTGGTCGTGGTCAACGAAAAGTTTGGCATCCGTCTGACCGACGTGATCAGCCCAAGCGAACGCATCAAGAAGCTTCGCTGA
- the flhF gene encoding flagellar biosynthesis protein FlhF produces MQVKRFFAADMRQAMKLIRDELGADAAIIGNRRIAGGVELTAALDYKLSALAPRVPNVELEEELRKTQSKIVSAQAELSLRGEGDAEASRQLFAGLPLTAAEPLIEPTLVEPPRPLAAPAPSIDQRAFDNMRNELNGLRELLEVQLGSLAWNQLQGSRPEQANLWRRLQRIGLSGPLSRDLLAQVAQIDEPRQAWRMLLAYLARMITTPELEPLEEGGVIAMVGPAGMGKTTTLAKLAARYVLKYGAQNIALVSMDSFRIGAQEQLKTLGRILNVPVTHVAPGQSLGQTLEPLVRKRVVLVDTAGLQASDPALRLQLDSLAGRGIKARNYLVLATTSQKQVLAAAYLSYKRCGLAGCILTKLDETASLGEVLSLAIGHALPVAYLTDGPRIPDDLHLPRRHQLVSRAVSVQMQEEPSEEAMADMFADIYHSPPKRVG; encoded by the coding sequence ATGCAAGTGAAGCGATTTTTCGCCGCCGACATGCGTCAGGCCATGAAACTCATTCGTGACGAGTTGGGGGCTGATGCCGCCATTATTGGCAATCGCCGGATCGCTGGCGGGGTTGAGCTGACTGCGGCCCTGGACTACAAATTGTCCGCGCTGGCCCCCAGGGTGCCGAACGTTGAACTGGAAGAAGAGCTGCGCAAGACCCAATCGAAGATTGTGTCGGCCCAGGCTGAGTTGAGTTTGCGCGGCGAGGGCGATGCCGAGGCCAGCCGTCAGTTGTTCGCAGGCTTGCCGCTGACTGCCGCCGAACCGTTGATTGAGCCCACGCTGGTTGAGCCTCCGCGCCCGCTGGCCGCGCCTGCGCCGTCGATTGACCAGCGTGCTTTCGACAACATGCGCAATGAGCTCAATGGCCTGCGCGAGTTGCTCGAAGTGCAACTGGGCTCGCTGGCCTGGAACCAGCTGCAAGGCTCAAGGCCCGAACAGGCCAACTTGTGGCGCCGTTTGCAGCGCATCGGATTGTCCGGTCCGTTGTCACGCGATTTGTTGGCGCAAGTGGCCCAGATAGATGAGCCGCGTCAGGCCTGGCGGATGTTGCTGGCGTACCTGGCGCGCATGATTACAACCCCGGAGCTGGAGCCGCTGGAAGAGGGCGGTGTGATCGCGATGGTCGGTCCCGCAGGCATGGGCAAAACCACAACGCTGGCTAAGCTGGCGGCGCGCTATGTACTCAAGTACGGCGCGCAAAATATCGCATTGGTGAGCATGGACAGCTTTCGTATCGGCGCCCAGGAGCAGCTTAAAACCCTGGGGCGCATTCTGAATGTACCGGTGACCCACGTGGCCCCCGGCCAGTCGTTGGGCCAAACCCTTGAGCCGCTGGTGCGCAAGCGCGTGGTGCTGGTTGATACCGCAGGCCTGCAAGCCAGCGACCCGGCATTACGCCTGCAACTCGACAGCCTCGCGGGGCGCGGGATCAAGGCGCGCAACTACCTGGTGCTGGCCACGACCAGCCAGAAACAAGTGCTGGCGGCGGCTTATCTCAGTTACAAGCGCTGCGGGCTGGCGGGTTGCATTCTGACCAAGCTGGATGAAACGGCGAGTCTGGGCGAGGTGTTGAGCCTGGCAATCGGGCACGCGCTGCCGGTGGCGTATCTCACGGACGGTCCACGGATCCCCGACGATCTCCACTTGCCGCGTCGTCACCAATTGGTGAGCCGGGCCGTCAGCGTGCAAATGCAGGAAGAACCCAGCGAAGAAGCCATGGCCGATATGTTCGCTGATATCTACCACAGCCCGCCCAAACGGGTTGGCTGA
- the flhA gene encoding flagellar biosynthesis protein FlhA — MDRSQLINTARNGLAGLGQGQLGVPLLLLVMLAMMMLPIPAFLLDVFFTFNIALSIVVLLVCVYALRPLDFAVFPTILLVATLMRLALNVASTRVVMLHGQEGHAAAGKVIQAFGEVVIGGNYVVGIVVFAILMIINFVVVTKGAGRISEVSARFTLDAMPGKQMAIDADLNAGLIDQNQAKLRRQEVAQEAEFYGSMDGASKFVRGDAIAGLLILFINLIGGMAVGIFQHGMSFSEAGKVYALLTIGDGLVAQLPSLLLSTAAAIMVTRASGSEDMGKQINRQMFASPKALAVSAGLMAVMGIVPGMPHFSFLSLAAVAGGAAYLMWKKQNVVKVQALQEVQRQQELLPSPARAQETKELGWDDVTPIDMIGLEVGYRLIPLVDRNQGGQLLARIKGVRKKLSQDLGFLMPTVHIRDNLDLAPSAYRLTLMGVILAEAEIYPDRELAINPGQVFGTLNGITAKDPAFGLEAVWIEVSQRSQAQSLGYTVVDASTVVATHLNQILYKHSHELIGHEEVQQLMQLLAKSSPKLAEELVPGVLSLSQLLKVLQALLAEQVPVRDIRSIAEAVANNAHKSQDTAALVAAVRVGLSRAIVQSIVGVESELPVITLEPRLEQILLNSLQKAGQGQEDGVLLEPSMAEKLQRSLIDAAQRQEMQGNPVILLVAGPVRAMLSRFGRLAVPNLHVLAYQEIPDNKQVTIVATVGPNG, encoded by the coding sequence TTGGATCGCTCTCAGTTAATCAACACCGCACGCAACGGTCTGGCCGGTTTGGGTCAGGGGCAGTTAGGCGTGCCGCTGTTGCTGCTGGTGATGCTGGCAATGATGATGCTGCCCATCCCGGCATTCCTGCTGGATGTGTTTTTTACCTTCAACATTGCGCTGTCGATCGTGGTGTTGCTGGTGTGCGTCTACGCGCTGCGGCCCCTTGATTTCGCGGTGTTCCCGACCATCTTGCTGGTCGCGACGCTCATGCGCCTGGCGCTCAACGTGGCTTCAACCCGAGTGGTGATGCTCCACGGTCAAGAGGGCCACGCCGCTGCCGGTAAGGTGATTCAGGCATTCGGTGAGGTGGTGATCGGCGGCAACTACGTGGTCGGTATCGTGGTGTTCGCGATTTTGATGATCATCAACTTTGTGGTGGTGACCAAAGGTGCCGGGCGTATTTCCGAGGTCAGCGCGCGTTTCACCCTTGACGCCATGCCCGGCAAGCAAATGGCAATCGACGCTGACCTTAACGCCGGCTTGATCGATCAAAACCAGGCCAAGCTGCGCCGCCAGGAAGTCGCCCAAGAGGCTGAGTTCTACGGCTCTATGGACGGTGCCAGCAAGTTCGTGCGCGGTGACGCTATCGCCGGTCTGTTGATTCTGTTTATCAACCTGATCGGCGGCATGGCGGTGGGTATTTTCCAGCACGGCATGAGTTTCAGCGAAGCCGGTAAGGTGTACGCCTTGCTGACCATCGGTGACGGTCTGGTGGCGCAATTGCCGTCGCTGCTGTTGTCGACTGCCGCCGCGATCATGGTGACCCGTGCTTCGGGCTCCGAAGACATGGGCAAGCAGATCAATCGTCAGATGTTCGCCTCGCCCAAGGCGCTGGCGGTATCGGCTGGCTTGATGGCCGTGATGGGCATTGTGCCGGGCATGCCGCACTTCTCGTTTCTCAGCCTGGCCGCTGTTGCCGGTGGTGCTGCTTACCTGATGTGGAAAAAACAGAACGTGGTCAAGGTGCAGGCCCTGCAAGAGGTGCAGCGCCAGCAAGAGCTGCTGCCTTCGCCAGCCCGCGCTCAGGAAACCAAAGAGCTGGGTTGGGATGACGTCACGCCCATCGACATGATCGGGCTGGAAGTGGGCTATCGCCTGATCCCGCTGGTGGACCGCAATCAGGGTGGGCAGTTGCTGGCGCGGATTAAGGGTGTGCGTAAAAAGCTGTCCCAGGACTTGGGCTTTCTGATGCCGACCGTGCACATCCGCGACAACCTCGATTTGGCGCCCAGCGCTTACCGCCTGACCCTGATGGGGGTGATTCTGGCCGAGGCCGAGATTTACCCGGACCGCGAGCTGGCGATTAACCCCGGGCAGGTGTTCGGCACCCTTAACGGGATTACCGCCAAAGACCCGGCCTTTGGCCTGGAAGCGGTGTGGATCGAAGTCAGCCAGCGCAGTCAGGCGCAATCGCTGGGCTACACAGTGGTCGATGCCAGTACGGTCGTGGCGACGCACCTGAATCAGATTCTGTACAAGCACTCCCATGAGTTGATTGGCCATGAAGAAGTCCAGCAATTGATGCAGTTGCTGGCCAAGTCTTCACCTAAATTGGCCGAAGAGTTGGTGCCCGGCGTCTTGAGCCTGTCGCAGTTGCTCAAGGTCTTGCAGGCGCTGCTGGCCGAACAGGTGCCGGTACGCGATATACGCAGCATTGCCGAGGCGGTCGCGAACAATGCCCATAAGAGTCAAGATACTGCCGCTTTGGTTGCCGCTGTGCGGGTCGGCTTGTCCCGCGCCATCGTGCAAAGCATTGTCGGCGTTGAGTCTGAGCTGCCTGTGATCACCTTGGAGCCCAGGTTGGAACAAATATTGCTCAATAGTTTGCAGAAGGCAGGTCAAGGTCAGGAAGACGGTGTTTTGCTGGAGCCCAGCATGGCTGAAAAGCTTCAGCGTTCGTTGATCGACGCGGCTCAGCGTCAGGAAATGCAAGGCAATCCAGTGATCCTGCTGGTGGCCGGCCCGGTACGCGCGATGCTTTCGCGGTTTGGCCGTTTGGCGGTGCCGAACCTGCACGTGCTGGCGTACCAGGAAATTCCTGACAACAAGCAAGTGACGATCGTTGCGACAGTTGGCCCTAACGGCTGA
- the fliL gene encoding flagellar basal body-associated protein FliL, with amino-acid sequence MATSDAVKDPADKGKLKLIILIVVGVLLAIGVSVGATWYFMSGDKSAPPPVAESSAKPAAIYEPLPPAFVVNFNDNGRQRYLQVSVTLQARDQNDLNALKVHMPVIRNNLVMLFSGQTFDSLATPVGQEMLRQKTTASVQEVAQKELGKVVIDQALFTNFVLQ; translated from the coding sequence ATGGCGACGAGCGACGCAGTAAAAGATCCCGCCGACAAAGGCAAACTCAAGCTGATTATCCTGATCGTCGTGGGCGTACTGCTGGCCATCGGCGTGTCTGTGGGGGCCACCTGGTACTTCATGAGCGGCGACAAAAGCGCGCCGCCGCCGGTGGCTGAATCCAGCGCCAAGCCCGCCGCCATTTACGAGCCGCTGCCTCCTGCCTTTGTCGTCAATTTCAATGACAACGGCCGCCAGCGCTATCTGCAGGTGAGTGTCACCTTGCAGGCGCGTGATCAAAATGACCTCAATGCACTCAAGGTGCATATGCCGGTGATCCGCAACAATCTGGTCATGCTCTTTTCCGGACAGACCTTTGACAGCCTGGCGACCCCCGTGGGCCAGGAAATGTTGCGTCAGAAAACCACTGCCAGCGTGCAGGAAGTCGCGCAAAAAGAACTCGGCAAAGTGGTCATTGATCAAGCGCTCTTTACTAACTTCGTATTGCAGTAG
- the fleN gene encoding flagellar synthesis regulator FleN, with product MGSMHPVQVIAVTGGKGGVGKTNVSVNLSIALAEMGRRVMLMDADLGLANVDVLLGLTPKFTLADVVEGRCELRDVLLQGPGGIRIVPAASGTQSMVHLSPAQHAGLIQAFSDLSDNLDVLVIDTAAGIGESVVSFVRAAQEVLLVVCDEPTSITDAYALIKLLNRDYGMNRFRVLANMAQSPQEGRNLFAKLTKVTDRFLDVALQYVGAVPYDECVRKAVQKQRAVYEAFPRSKCSLAFKAIAQKVDTWPLPANPRGHLEFFVERLVQQAGGGRV from the coding sequence ATGGGCAGCATGCATCCCGTACAGGTGATCGCAGTGACCGGCGGCAAGGGTGGCGTCGGTAAAACTAACGTGTCAGTCAATTTGTCCATCGCATTGGCCGAAATGGGTCGGCGCGTCATGTTGATGGACGCCGACCTCGGGTTGGCGAATGTCGATGTCCTGCTGGGACTGACCCCCAAATTTACCCTGGCCGATGTGGTCGAGGGGCGTTGTGAGCTGCGTGATGTCTTGCTCCAGGGCCCCGGCGGGATCCGCATCGTGCCAGCAGCTTCGGGCACCCAGAGCATGGTGCACCTGAGCCCCGCGCAACACGCCGGTCTGATTCAGGCCTTCAGCGATCTGAGCGATAACCTGGATGTGCTGGTCATCGACACCGCCGCCGGGATTGGCGAATCGGTGGTGAGTTTTGTGCGCGCCGCCCAGGAAGTGCTGCTCGTGGTGTGCGACGAGCCGACCTCGATCACCGATGCCTATGCCTTGATCAAGCTGCTCAACCGTGACTACGGCATGAACCGCTTCCGGGTTCTGGCGAACATGGCCCAGAGCCCTCAGGAAGGGCGCAACCTGTTCGCCAAACTGACCAAAGTGACTGACCGCTTCCTGGACGTGGCCCTGCAATACGTCGGCGCCGTGCCCTACGACGAATGTGTACGCAAGGCTGTGCAAAAGCAGCGTGCGGTGTACGAAGCCTTCCCGCGTTCCAAGTGTTCGCTGGCGTTCAAGGCCATTGCCCAGAAGGTGGACACCTGGCCGCTGCCGGCTAATCCGCGGGGTCATCTGGAATTTTTTGTCGAGCGCTTGGTACAGCAAGCGGGTGGGGGACGGGTCTAA
- the fliR gene encoding flagellar biosynthetic protein FliR, with amino-acid sequence MSLLALTDAQISTWVASFMLPLFRVGALLTTMPIIGTTLVPKRIKLFLSLAITLAILPSLPPLPTVNPLDLSGLMLIAEQIIIGALLGFSLQLFFQAFVVAGQIVAIQMGMGFASMVDPANGVNVAVIGQFFTMLVSLLFLSMNGHLVVFEVLTESFTTLPVGGGLLTNHYWEIANKLGWVLGAALLLVLPAITALLVVNIAFGVMTRAAPQLNIFAIGFPLTLVLGMVILWIGMADILNQYQPLASEALQFLRELAQAK; translated from the coding sequence ATGTCGCTGCTGGCCCTGACGGACGCGCAGATCAGTACCTGGGTCGCCAGCTTTATGCTGCCGCTGTTCCGGGTAGGCGCACTGCTGACCACCATGCCGATCATCGGCACGACCCTGGTGCCCAAGCGCATCAAGCTGTTTCTGTCGTTGGCGATCACCCTAGCGATCCTGCCCAGCCTGCCGCCGCTGCCCACAGTCAACCCGCTGGACCTCAGCGGGCTGATGCTGATTGCCGAACAAATCATCATCGGTGCGTTGCTTGGGTTCTCATTGCAGCTGTTTTTCCAGGCGTTCGTGGTGGCCGGGCAAATCGTCGCGATCCAGATGGGCATGGGCTTCGCGTCCATGGTCGACCCGGCCAACGGCGTCAACGTGGCCGTGATCGGGCAGTTCTTCACCATGCTGGTGAGCCTGCTGTTCTTGTCCATGAACGGGCATCTGGTGGTGTTTGAAGTGCTCACCGAAAGCTTCACCACCTTGCCGGTCGGTGGCGGGCTGCTGACCAACCACTATTGGGAAATCGCCAACAAACTGGGCTGGGTGCTGGGGGCCGCATTGCTGCTGGTATTGCCTGCCATCACCGCTTTGCTGGTGGTCAACATCGCCTTTGGCGTCATGACCCGCGCCGCGCCGCAACTGAATATCTTCGCCATTGGTTTTCCGCTGACCTTGGTGCTGGGCATGGTGATCTTGTGGATCGGCATGGCCGACATCCTCAATCAGTATCAACCGCTGGCCTCCGAGGCTTTGCAGTTTTTACGTGAACTGGCACAGGCGAAATAG
- the fliM gene encoding flagellar motor switch protein FliM, whose product MAVQDLLSQDEIDALLHGVDDGLVQAEAAAEPGSVKSYDLTSQDRIVRGRMPTLEMINERFARYTRISMFNMLRRSADVAVGGVQVMKFGEYVHSLYVPTSLNLVKIKPLRGTALFILDAKLVFKLVDNFFGGDGRHAKIEGREFTPTELRVVRMVLEQAFIDLKEAWQAIMEVNFEYINSEVNPAMANIVGPSEAIVVSTFHIELDGGGGDLHVTMPYSMIEPVREMLDAGFQSDLDDQDERWSKALREDVLDVSVPLSATVARRQLRLRDILHMAPGDVIPIELQDELVMRANGVPAFKVKLGSHKGNLALQVVEPIVRR is encoded by the coding sequence ATGGCCGTGCAAGACCTGCTGTCCCAGGATGAAATTGACGCGCTGTTGCATGGCGTCGATGACGGTCTGGTACAGGCCGAAGCCGCCGCCGAGCCCGGTAGCGTCAAAAGTTACGACCTGACCAGTCAGGACCGGATTGTCCGGGGCCGCATGCCGACCCTGGAAATGATCAACGAGCGTTTCGCCCGTTACACCCGCATCAGCATGTTCAACATGCTGCGCCGCTCGGCCGACGTGGCAGTGGGCGGGGTGCAAGTGATGAAGTTCGGCGAGTACGTGCACTCGCTGTACGTGCCCACCAGCCTCAATCTGGTCAAGATCAAGCCGTTGCGCGGCACCGCGCTGTTCATCCTCGACGCCAAGCTGGTGTTCAAGCTGGTGGACAACTTCTTCGGCGGCGACGGCCGTCACGCCAAGATCGAAGGCCGCGAATTCACCCCCACTGAGTTGCGGGTTGTGCGCATGGTGCTGGAGCAAGCCTTCATCGACTTGAAGGAAGCCTGGCAGGCGATCATGGAGGTCAATTTCGAGTACATCAACTCGGAAGTGAACCCGGCCATGGCCAACATCGTCGGCCCTAGCGAAGCCATTGTGGTCTCGACCTTTCACATCGAACTCGATGGCGGTGGCGGCGACCTGCACGTGACCATGCCGTATTCGATGATCGAGCCCGTGCGTGAAATGCTCGATGCCGGTTTCCAGTCCGATCTGGACGATCAAGACGAACGCTGGAGCAAGGCCCTGCGCGAAGACGTGCTGGACGTCAGCGTGCCGTTGAGCGCCACCGTCGCCCGGCGTCAATTGCGCCTGCGCGATATTTTGCACATGGCGCCTGGGGACGTGATCCCGATCGAATTGCAGGACGAATTGGTGATGCGCGCCAATGGCGTGCCCGCCTTCAAGGTCAAACTGGGCTCGCACAAAGGCAACCTTGCCTTGCAAGTGGTCGAGCCCATCGTTCGGCGCTAA
- the flhB gene encoding flagellar biosynthesis protein FlhB, with amino-acid sequence MAESESGADKTEDPTEKRKKDSREKGEIARSKELNTLAIMLAGSAGLLIFGGALAEDMMELMRYNFSISRETLLNTDSMGAYLLHSGKVALIAVQPVLITLLIAAIVGPIALGGWLFAAGSLAPKFSRMNPAAGIKRMFSAKALVELLKALAKFFIILIVALLVLKSDIDDLLRIAHEPLELAVIHSLQVVGWSALWMACGLILIAAVDVPVQLWESHKKLLMTKQEIRDEHKDQEGRPEVKQRIRQVQREMSQRRMMSAIPDADVIITNPTHYAVALKYDPEKGGAPMLLAKGSDFLALKIREIGAKHNILLLESPALARSIYHSTELEQEIPAGLYLAVAQVLAYVYQIRQHQAGKGKRPDPLKDVPIPPDLRRDE; translated from the coding sequence ATGGCAGAAAGTGAGAGCGGTGCCGATAAAACAGAAGACCCCACGGAGAAACGAAAAAAAGACTCCAGGGAAAAGGGCGAAATCGCACGCTCTAAAGAACTCAACACCTTGGCCATCATGCTGGCGGGCTCAGCCGGACTCCTGATATTTGGCGGCGCTCTGGCCGAAGACATGATGGAGCTGATGCGCTACAACTTCAGCATCAGCCGCGAAACACTGCTTAACACCGACTCCATGGGCGCGTATCTACTGCACTCGGGCAAAGTCGCCCTGATCGCCGTACAGCCGGTGCTGATCACTTTGTTGATCGCTGCCATCGTGGGGCCCATCGCCCTTGGCGGCTGGTTGTTTGCCGCGGGCAGCCTGGCGCCCAAATTCAGCCGCATGAACCCGGCGGCGGGGATCAAGCGCATGTTCTCGGCCAAGGCCCTGGTTGAACTGCTCAAGGCGCTGGCCAAGTTTTTCATCATCCTGATCGTGGCGTTGCTGGTGTTGAAATCCGACATCGACGACCTGCTGCGCATCGCCCATGAGCCCCTGGAGCTGGCGGTGATCCACAGCCTGCAAGTGGTCGGCTGGAGCGCTTTATGGATGGCCTGCGGCTTGATCCTGATCGCCGCCGTCGACGTGCCCGTGCAGCTCTGGGAAAGCCACAAAAAACTGCTGATGACCAAGCAGGAAATCCGCGACGAACACAAAGACCAGGAAGGTCGACCTGAGGTTAAACAGCGTATTCGTCAGGTGCAGCGCGAAATGTCCCAGCGCCGCATGATGAGCGCCATCCCGGACGCAGACGTCATCATCACCAACCCGACGCATTACGCCGTGGCCCTCAAATACGACCCGGAGAAGGGCGGGGCGCCGATGTTGCTGGCCAAAGGCAGCGACTTTCTGGCGCTGAAGATTCGAGAAATCGGCGCCAAGCACAACATCCTGCTGTTGGAGTCCCCGGCGCTGGCGCGCTCGATCTACCACTCCACCGAGCTTGAACAGGAAATCCCGGCGGGCTTGTACCTGGCCGTGGCGCAGGTATTGGCGTACGTGTATCAGATTCGTCAGCACCAGGCGGGGAAGGGCAAACGGCCTGATCCGCTGAAAGATGTACCGATTCCGCCGGATTTACGGCGCGATGAATAG
- the fliQ gene encoding flagellar biosynthesis protein FliQ has protein sequence MTPEVAVDLFRSALWLTTMMVAVLVIPSLLVGLLVAMFQAATQINEQTLSFLPRLLVMLITLIVAGPWLVQTFMEYILQLYGSIPQLIG, from the coding sequence ATGACCCCAGAAGTCGCGGTTGACCTGTTTCGCAGTGCGTTGTGGCTGACCACGATGATGGTTGCGGTGCTGGTGATCCCCAGTTTGCTGGTGGGGTTGCTGGTGGCGATGTTTCAGGCGGCCACCCAAATCAACGAACAGACCCTGAGCTTTTTGCCGCGTTTGCTGGTGATGCTGATCACCTTGATCGTGGCCGGACCCTGGTTGGTGCAAACCTTTATGGAATACATCCTGCAGTTGTACGGCAGCATTCCGCAGTTGATCGGCTAA
- the fliA gene encoding RNA polymerase sigma factor FliA gives MTASGYRMYSKPSRDSQYELIERYAPLVKRIAYHLLARLPASVQVDDLIQAGMIGLLEVSSKYDATKGASFETYAGIRIRGAMLDEVRKGDWAPRSVHRNTRMVSDAIRVIEAKTGCDAKDHEVAAELKLSLDDYYAILNDTLGSRLFSFDDLLQDGEHEGLHEDGASAHLEPSRDLEDERFQAALAEAISLLPERERLVLALYYDEELNLKEIGEVLGVSESRVSQLHSQCAARLRARLGQWRAH, from the coding sequence ATGACTGCCAGCGGCTATCGCATGTACAGCAAGCCGTCGCGTGACAGCCAATATGAGCTGATTGAGCGCTACGCGCCGCTGGTCAAGCGCATTGCGTATCACCTGCTGGCGCGTTTGCCCGCCAGCGTGCAGGTCGACGACCTGATCCAGGCGGGCATGATCGGCCTGCTTGAAGTGTCGAGCAAATACGACGCCACCAAGGGCGCGAGTTTTGAGACCTACGCGGGTATCCGCATCCGTGGCGCCATGCTCGATGAAGTGCGCAAGGGTGACTGGGCGCCGCGTTCGGTGCACCGCAACACACGCATGGTCAGTGACGCCATTCGGGTAATTGAAGCTAAAACCGGGTGTGACGCTAAAGATCACGAAGTTGCGGCCGAACTTAAGTTAAGTCTTGATGATTATTACGCCATCTTGAACGACACCCTGGGCAGCCGCCTGTTCAGTTTCGACGACCTGTTGCAGGACGGCGAACACGAAGGGCTGCACGAGGATGGCGCCAGTGCTCATCTTGAGCCATCGCGAGACCTGGAGGATGAACGCTTTCAGGCCGCGCTGGCCGAAGCGATCAGCTTGTTGCCGGAGCGCGAACGGCTGGTGCTGGCGCTGTACTACGACGAAGAGCTCAACCTCAAGGAAATCGGTGAGGTGCTGGGGGTGAGCGAGTCGCGCGTCAGCCAGTTGCACAGCCAGTGCGCCGCACGATTGCGAGCGCGTCTGGGGCAGTGGCGAGCGCACTGA
- the fliP gene encoding flagellar type III secretion system pore protein FliP (The bacterial flagellar biogenesis protein FliP forms a type III secretion system (T3SS)-type pore required for flagellar assembly.), which produces MRLVVALLLALLAPAAFGADPLSIPAITLGTGANGQQEYSVSLQILLIMTALSFIPAFVMLMTSFTRIIIVFSILRQALGLQQTPSNQILTGMALFLTMFIMAPVFDKVNQNALQPYLAEKLTAQDAILKAEGPIKDFMLAQTRTSDLELFMRLSKRTDIPTPDAAPLTILVPAFVTSELKTAFQIGFMIFIPFLIIDLVVASVLMAMGMMMLSPLIISLPFKIMLFVLVDGWALIIGTLASSFGGV; this is translated from the coding sequence ATGCGTTTAGTTGTTGCGCTGTTGTTGGCGTTGCTCGCACCTGCAGCATTCGGGGCTGACCCGCTGTCGATTCCGGCGATCACCCTGGGCACCGGGGCCAACGGCCAGCAAGAGTATTCGGTCAGCCTGCAAATTTTGCTGATCATGACCGCCCTGAGCTTTATCCCGGCGTTCGTGATGCTGATGACCAGCTTTACGCGGATCATCATCGTGTTCTCGATCTTGCGTCAGGCGCTGGGCCTGCAACAAACCCCGTCCAACCAGATCCTGACCGGCATGGCGCTGTTCTTGACGATGTTCATCATGGCGCCGGTGTTCGACAAGGTGAATCAAAACGCCTTGCAACCGTACCTCGCGGAAAAACTCACGGCCCAGGACGCGATTCTCAAAGCCGAAGGCCCGATCAAGGATTTTATGCTGGCGCAGACCCGCACCAGCGACCTTGAGCTGTTTATGCGTTTGTCCAAGCGCACAGACATCCCGACGCCCGACGCGGCGCCGCTGACCATTCTGGTGCCGGCGTTTGTCACCTCCGAGCTGAAAACCGCGTTCCAGATCGGCTTCATGATCTTCATCCCGTTCCTGATCATCGACCTGGTCGTGGCCAGTGTGCTGATGGCCATGGGCATGATGATGCTCTCGCCGCTGATCATCTCGTTGCCGTTCAAAATCATGCTGTTTGTATTGGTCGATGGTTGGGCGCTGATTATCGGCACCCTGGCCAGCAGTTTCGGCGGAGTCTGA